One segment of Erigeron canadensis isolate Cc75 chromosome 2, C_canadensis_v1, whole genome shotgun sequence DNA contains the following:
- the LOC122588826 gene encoding inactive protein RESTRICTED TEV MOVEMENT 2-like, translating into MAMRGRGGRGNPSRPPRLITGRVYEQFKPMSEWRQEDDYDTLLVYLPGFIKEYIRVTTEDMNIVRVRGERLVTENKWSRFQEDYKVPENCEMRDIRARFDGGILTITMPRKMINVPPAAAPTTATTTPVPPKTDEQPFRKTRQEEALPKPKEEPIKEKKPVDNKPQSSTPLEDNSNSPPQLIMPTFHPDNKPTKLAPISTPRMNPLEDTLSPQQMPTSSFAPSKQEPLKTTTYPKAKAADEKFTFGLLPTASTTVPKKDKHNVVEKPNVSEKAHLDAGKRLEDEEMKSNFVKGSSGQANDGRGGFQGDKMEERNSKDVVARRSRTMNEDRKLLVNVGVGVLVIVALGIHVSYTIGLIGKGK; encoded by the exons atggcgATGAGAGGAAGAGGTGGTCGGGGTAATCCCAGCCGTCCGCCAAGGTTGATCACTGGTCGTGTGTACGAGCAGTTCAAGCCCATGTCTGAATGGAGACAAGAAGATGATTATGACACTCTTCTTGTGTATCTTCCTG GTTTCATAAAGGAGTACATCAGGGTTACAACTGAAGACATGAACATTGTTAGAGTTCGTGGGGAACGTTTGGTTACTGAAAACAAATGGAGTCGGTTTCAAGAAGATTATAAAGTTCCCGAAAACTGTGAAATGAGAGATATTCGTGCAAGATTTGATGGCGGAATTTTAACAATTACAATGCCTCGAAAGATGATAAATGTACCACCAGCTGCAGCACCCACAACAGCTACAACGACTCCAGTCCCCCCTAAAACGGATGAACAGCCTTTCAGAAAGACTAGGCAAGAAGAAGCGCTACCCAAGCCTAAAGAAGAACCAATCAAGGAAAAGAAACCGGTAGATAATAAGCCTCAAAGCAGTACTCCTTTGGAGGACAACAGTAATTCGCCACCACAATTAATAATGCCAACATTTCATCCAGATAATAAACCAACCAAACTAGCACCAATATCAACGCCTCGAATGAATCCTTTAGAAGACACTTTGTCACCGCAACAAATGCCGACTTCTTCATTTGCACCAAGCAAACAAGAGCCATTGAAAACCACTACTTATCCAAAAGCAAAAGCAGCAGATGAGAAATTTACATTTGGATTGTTACCTACAGCAAGTACTACTGTTCCAAAGAAAGACAAACACAATGTTGTTGAGAAGCCGAATGTTTCTGAAAAGGCGCATTTGGATGCAGGAAAAAGACTGGAAGACGAGGAGATGAAAAGCAACTTCGTCAAGGGTAGTAGTGGACAAGCGAATGATGGTCGTGGCGGTTTCCAGGGAGATAAAATGGAGGAGAGAAATAGCAAGGACGTTGTTGCGAGGAGATCAAGGACAATGAATGAAGATAGGAAATTGTTGGTGAATGTGGGTGTGGGTGTTCTGGTGATTGTGGCACTTGGGATTCATGTGTCCTACACCATTGGGCTCATTGGCAAAGGAAAGTAA
- the LOC122588825 gene encoding beta-glucosidase BoGH3B-like, with protein MVRLMEMSYLGMMALLLMLVVAVVADDFKYKDPKQPVAARVKDLLDRMTMEEKIGQMVQIERISATPDIMKHYYIGSLLSGGGSVPNPQATVVDWIKMINEFQNGSLSTRLGIPMIYGIDAVHGHNNVINATIFPHNIGLGATRDTDLVKRIGAATAAEVRATGIPYAFAPCIAVCRDPRWGRCYESYSEDTKLVQSMTDIILGLQGEIPKGSRPGVPYVAGKDKVVACAKHFVADGGTTHGIDENNTVANQHDLLSIHMPPYYDSIIKGVSTVMVSYSSWNGRRMHANGDLITGYLKDKLNFKGFVISDWEGIDRITSPPHSNYTYSVQASILAGLDMIMVPNNYIEFINDITSLIKSKVIPMERIDDAVSRILRVKFTMGLFENPLADFSMVNEVGSQAHREIAREAVRKSLVLLKNGKRPDEPLLPLPKMASKILIAGPHADNLGYQCGGWTIGWQGFSGNGNTTGTTILKGIKAAVDPSTEISYMENPNGDLVKSNNFSYAIVVVGEHPYTEMFGDSSNLTLPDPGPSVITNVCGNVKCVVVIISGRPVVIEPYMSVIDALVAAWLPGSEGQGVADVLFGDYGFTGKLSRTWFRTVDQLPMNIGDPHYDPLFPFGFGLTTKSAIERSISAGVVRRPSVVGILVSLLITLTFSHRYIA; from the exons ATGGTTAGATTAATGGAGATGTCATACTTGGGGATGATGGCATTATTATTGATGTTGGTGGTGGCCGTGGTAGCTGACGATTTCAAGTATAAAGATCCAAAACAGCCTGTTGCTGCTCGTGTGAAAGATTTGTTAGATAGGATGACCATGGAAGAGAAAATTGGTCAGATGGTTCAGATTGAAAGGATTTCGGCTACTCCTGATATTATGAAGCATTACTACATTG GAAGCTTGCTAAGTGGAGGAGGGAGTGTTCCAAATCCACAAGCAACTGTTGTTGATTGGATCAAAATGATAAATGAGTTCCAAAACGGTTCACTTTCAACCCGTTTAGGAATCCCAATGATTTATGGTATTGATGCCGTTCATGGGCACAACAATGTTATTAATGCTACCATATTTCCACATAACATTGGCCTTGGGGCTACCAG GGACACTGACCTTGTAAAGAGAATTGGAGCTGCAACTGCTGCTGAAGTTAGAGCAACTGGAATTCCATATGCTTTTGCTCCTTGTATAGCG GTCTGCAGGGATCCAAGATGGGGACGGTGTTATGAGAGTTACAGTGAGGATACCAAACTTGTTCAAAGTATGACAGACATTATATTAGGGTTGCAAGGTGAAATTCCCAAGGGATCACGACCGGGTGTCCCATATGTTGCTGGAAA GGACAAGGTTGTTGCTTGTGCAAAGCACTTTGTGGCTGATGGCGGGACAACTCATGGTATCGATGAAAATAACACTGTGGCGAACCAACATGACTTGCTAAGCATCCACATGCCTCCTTACTATGACTCTATCATTAAGGGTGTATCAACGGTCATGGTGTCATATTCCAGCTGGAATGGTAGACGTATGCATGCCAATGGAGATCTTATTACCGGATACCTTAAGGACAAGCTTAATTTCAAG GGCTTTGTTATCTCAGATTGGGAGGGAATTGACCGAATTACTTCCCCGCCGCATTCCAACTACACTTACTCTGTTCAGGCTAGTATTTTAGCTGGCCTCGACATG ATTATGGTGCCGAATAATTACATCGAGTTCATTAATGATATTACATCTCTGATCAAGAGCAAAGTTATCCCAATGGAACGTATTGATGATGCTGTGAGCAGAATTCTACGTGTCAAGTTTACCATGGGCCTTTTTGAGAACCCTCTTGCTGATTTCAGTATGGTTAACGAGGTTGGAAGCCAG GCACACAGAGAAATAGCAAGGGAGGCGGTGAGGAAATCACTAGTACTGCTGAAGAACGGGAAAAGGCCCGATGAACCACTGCTGCCTCTACCCAAGATGGCCTCAAAGATTTTAATTGCTGGACCTCATGCTGATAACCTGGGTTACCAATGTGGTGGATGGACAATCGGTTGGCAAGGGTTTAGCGGGAATGGAAACACAACAG GAACAACGATTCTTAAAGGAATTAAAGCTGCGGTTGACCCAAGCACCGAAATCTCTTATATGGAGAACCCCAATGGTGATTTAGTCAAATCCAATAACTTCTCGTATGCTATAGTTGTTGTTGGCGAGCATCCTTACACAGAGATGTTTGGCGATAGTTCAAACCTCACACTTCCAGATCCTGGTCCAAGTGTCATCACGAATGTTTGTGGGAATGTCAAGTGCGTTGTGGTCATCATATCAGGTCGCCCAGTTGTGATTGAACCGTATATGTCTGTGATTGATGCTCTGGTTGCCGCTTGGTTACCCGGCTCTGAAGGTCAAGGTGTGGCTGATGTCCTTTTTGGAGACTATGGGTTTACTGGTAAACTTTCAAGAACTTGGTTTAGAACTGTAGACCAACTCCCCATGAACATAGGTGATCCACATTATGATCCACTTTTCCCTTTTGGATTTGGACTCACAACAAAATCAGCGATCGAAAG GTCGATTTCTGCTGGTGTCGTTAGAAGACCATCAGTCGTTGGCATTTTAGTGTCTCTGTTGATCACTTTGACTTTTTCACATAGGTACATCGCATAA
- the LOC122588445 gene encoding uncharacterized protein LOC122588445 isoform X1, producing the protein MATLNSNIITPIHTTTNNSIILPFHNLPSSLFTTASKKIDRISIRTIPTSNSNPVVSSKEDQPRVSHSATDIVRRFYSGINSRDLSLVVDLIAEDCVYEDLVFPQPIVGRKAILEFFEKFIYTISQDLQFAIDDISGEDTSAVGVTWHLEWKGKSFPFSKGCSFYRLEVLDGRRQIIYGRDIVEPAVKPGDFALVAIRGVTWLLQKFPQLAERF; encoded by the exons ATGGCGACATTGAATAGTAATATCATAACACCCATCCACACAACAACAAACAACTCAATCATTCTTCCATTTCACAACTTACCATCTTCACTTTTTACCACAGCAAGCAAAAAGATTGATCGAATTTCAATCAGAACCATACCAACAAGTAATAGCAACCCAGTAGTCTCATCGAAAGAAGACCAGCCTCGTGTTTCACATTCTGCTACAGATATTGTTAGGAGATTCTATAGCGGAATAAACTCTCGTGATCTTTCACTTGTTGTGGATCTTATTGCAGAGGATTGTGTTTATGAGGACCTTGTTTTCCCTCAACCTATTGTCGGTCGCAAG GCTATACTAGAATTTTTTGAGAAGTTCATTTACACTATCAGTCAAGATCTGCAGTTTGCTATTGATGATATATCTGGTGAAGATACATCAGCTGTTGGAGTGACTTGGCACTTAG AATGGAAGGGAAAGTCTTTTCCATTTAGCAAAGGATGCAGCTTTTATCGATTAGAAGTTCTGGATGGGCGGCGCCAGATAAT CTATGGTAGAGACATCGTGGAGCCTGCAGTGAAGCCAGGGGACTTTGCTTTG GTTGCCATTAGAGGGGTCACATGGCTGCTACAAAAATTTCCTCAGTTAGCAGAGCGATTTTAA
- the LOC122588445 gene encoding uncharacterized protein LOC122588445 isoform X2 has protein sequence MATLNSNIITPIHTTTNNSIILPFHNLPSSLFTTASKKIDRISIRTIPTSNSNPVVSSKEDQPRVSHSATDIVRRFYSGINSRDLSLVVDLIAEDCVYEDLVFPQPIVGRKAILEFFEKFIYTISQDLQFAIDDISGEDTSAVGVTWHLEWKGKSFPFSKGCSFYRLEVLDGRRQIINIFVCCWF, from the exons ATGGCGACATTGAATAGTAATATCATAACACCCATCCACACAACAACAAACAACTCAATCATTCTTCCATTTCACAACTTACCATCTTCACTTTTTACCACAGCAAGCAAAAAGATTGATCGAATTTCAATCAGAACCATACCAACAAGTAATAGCAACCCAGTAGTCTCATCGAAAGAAGACCAGCCTCGTGTTTCACATTCTGCTACAGATATTGTTAGGAGATTCTATAGCGGAATAAACTCTCGTGATCTTTCACTTGTTGTGGATCTTATTGCAGAGGATTGTGTTTATGAGGACCTTGTTTTCCCTCAACCTATTGTCGGTCGCAAG GCTATACTAGAATTTTTTGAGAAGTTCATTTACACTATCAGTCAAGATCTGCAGTTTGCTATTGATGATATATCTGGTGAAGATACATCAGCTGTTGGAGTGACTTGGCACTTAG AATGGAAGGGAAAGTCTTTTCCATTTAGCAAAGGATGCAGCTTTTATCGATTAGAAGTTCTGGATGGGCGGCGCCAGATAAT CAATATATTCGTTTGTTGCTGGTTTTGA
- the LOC122588059 gene encoding putative esterase/lipase HI_0193 isoform X1 produces the protein MFASTTTHFRFSSICTHSSSSSYTIINASSIRPHSKSPPTFINSILSQNGTLCISLSAEVQSRRWRSRSASSKFQMTLIDESLGREQVVIKPSEILAYDLVQGPHVRWSYIADKRVPCPPTAVLLHGILGSRKNWGTFARRLAQEFPNWQFLLVDLRCHGDSASIMKKGPHTVASTAFDVLKLLGHLRVTPRVIIGHSFGGKVALSMVEQAAKPLARPVRVWVLDATPGKVRAGRDGDDHPAELITFLSAFPKEVVSKREVIKALLLEGFSNDVAQWVVTNLRQINPSESSSGFSWIFDLDGISEMYQSYEDTNLWDVVEEVPRGVHVNFLKAERSLHRWALGDLQRIHAAEEQASQEGGGVEMHVLEDAGHWVHADNPDGLFRILSFSFQGI, from the exons ATGTTCGCATCAACAACAACACATTTCCGTTTTTCCTCAATCTGCACtcactcttcttcttcttcttatacTATAATCAATGCTTCTTCAATTAGGCCACATTCCAAGTCTCCTCCTACTTTCATCAATTCCATACTTTCTCAG AATGGAACATTATGTATTAGTCTGTCCGCTGAGGTTCAGTCAAGAAGGTGGCGATCGAGATCTGCTAGCTCGAAGTTTCAGATGACATTAATAGACGAGAGTCTTGGCAGAGAACAAGTCGTTATTAAGCCTTCTGAAATATTG GCCTATGATCTTGTCCAAGGACCTCAT GTTAGATGGAGTTACATTGCAGACAAAAGAGTACCTTGTCCACCAACAGCTGTTCTTTTGCATGGCATTTTAGGTAGCAGGAAGAATTGGG GAACATTTGCTCGGAGATTAGCACAGGAATTTCCAAACTGGCAG TTTCTCTTGGTTGACCTGCGGTGTCATGGTGATTCAGCTTCTATCATGAAGAAAGGGCCTCATACTGTTGCCTCAACTGCTTTTGATGTCCTAAAGTTG CTAGGTCATCTTAGAGTTACACCGAGAGTCATAATTGGTCACAGTTTTGGAGGTAAAG TTGCACTAAGCATGGTTGAACAAGCTGCAAAGCCACTTGCAAGGCCTGTCAGA GTTTGGGTTTTGGATGCTACACCTGGAAAGGTTCGAGCAGGTAGAGATGGAGATGATCATCCTGCTGAATTGATCACTTTCctaagtgcatttccaaaggaG GTTGTATCAAAAAGGGAGGTCATCAAGGCTCTTCTACTTGAGGGATTTTCGAATGATGTGGCACAG TGGGTAGTTACAAATCTTCGGCAAATCAACCCATCTGAATCATCTTCTGGATTCTCTTGGATATTTGACCTTGATGGGATATCTGAAATGTATCAATCTTATGAAGACACAAACCTATG GGATGTGGTGGAAGAGGTACCTCGAGGTGTACATGTAAATTTTCTAAAAGCGGAAAGAAGTTTGCACAGATGGGCACTTGGAGATCTGCAGAGGATTCATGCAGCTGAGGAGCAAGCTTCTCAAGAAGGCGGTGGAGTGGAAATGCATGTTCTTGAAGATGCGGGCCACTGG GTACATGCAGATAACCCAGATGGGCTCTTCCGGATTTTATCCTTTTCTTTTCAAGGAATTTGA
- the LOC122588212 gene encoding pentatricopeptide repeat-containing protein At1g12775, mitochondrial-like encodes MYLYHNVDVCSLMIDNCGWVGDYDTMRAVLERFREEGVCINDKAFGFLPVLDSRKTDIIEKVELVVRILRDVGGSVGKSGVYELIRMLCGVDCFELAKFVMEITGKQLGYYAILVREKCRRGCVDEAFGLIVEMREAGCEPDCKIYNYILGSLCKHDKLSEALSLFKEMKEKGVDPDPITFETFIANSCRLGRMEFASESLKRLMHMGLTPRVSTHIALVKGYCNAGRYDKAYEYVRDMEMKKVPTTNKMYTVLARMHQKKGNVDAARKILDEMMERGLKPDFSSYLKTVNVLKHTGSRDLAQGLQKQFSKFKIE; translated from the coding sequence ATGTATTTGTATCATAATGTTGATGTTTGTAGTTTGATGATTGATAATTGTGGGTGGGTAGGGGATTACGATACGATGAGAGCGGTTTTGGAACGGTTTAGGGAAGAAGGGGTGTGTATTAATGATAAGGCATTTGGGTTTTTGCCTGTGCTTGATTCGAGGAAAACGGATATTATCGAGAAAGTTGAGTTGGTGGTTCGGATTTTGCGTGATGTTGGTGGGAGTGTTGGAAAGTCGGGTGTTTATGAGTTGATTAGGATGCTTTGTGGTGTTGATTGTTTTGAGTTGGCGAAGTTTGTGATGGAGATTACGGGGAAGCAGTTGGGGTATTATGCGATTTTGGTTCGTGAGAAGTGTAGGAGAGGATGTGTAGACGAAGCGTTTGGCTTGATTGTGGAGATGAGAGAGGCGGGTTGTGAACCGGATTGTaagatatataactatattttagGTAGTTTATGTAAACATGATAAGCTTTCTGAAGCTTTGAGTCTGTTTAAGGAAATGAAAGAAAAGGGTGTTGACCCGGATCCAATAACATTTGAAACATTTATTGCGAATTCATGTAGGCTTGGTAGGATGGAGTTTGCAAGCGAGAGCTTGAAGCGATTAATGCATATGGGTCTTACTCCTCGAGTTTCAACTCATATTGCTCTCGTGAAAGGTTATTGTAATGCTGGAAGATATGACAAGGCATATGAATATGTGCGTGATATGGAGATGAAGAAGGTGCCTACTACTAATAAGATGTACACCGTTCTTGCGAGGATGCATCAAAAGAAAGGAAATGTTGATGCTGCTAGAAAGATTCTTGATGAAATGATGGAAAGAGGTCTAAAGCCTGACTTTTCTAGTTACTTAAAGACCGTAAATGTTTTGAAGCACACTGGTAGTAGGGATTTAGCTCAAGGTTTACAAAAGCAATTCTCTAAGTTTAAAATCGAATAA
- the LOC122588827 gene encoding uncharacterized protein LOC122588827, with protein MLQKRLTELHSSKHDVSTRRSLELEELNLLIRCCMLTLTFSVPQKHLLESGRVLLLILKKLTLLEVAGGCHGNADSKKSHSCQCIYSGGNSSDSFVKFATLSSLELFDSCIPSITLILEVVIDELLLHGRLRKYLQMIDSYSPVHERLFKEGTNGGDFGVMMDMICSHFSLSISDEGALQEFLNRITRVHFTNSKSLELSVIAARTLLHNPVLLSSPKLIQAHVVSLVSNVISIGMDNERLTPDPKLVDCCLSVFESSVRLYTQHMSILKTKNHSADSRATLVSMQNKSSEPSFDYCTDPTKRKKLNQKITTFNDSWNSSLRRKLFKNKSNLLASSFKYIQDSCIIDRACKHEIVEFMKCILVRAANDVNDIELPLNGDASLQDICLLASLLMLMSISLRQSLKNLSFSKQYNSIVRIINCFKDFSVRLPIQVFAYNIMETNPTSHNESRMMLFHFLGLLSLSFDSGLDFLVNGCISVIIGLTDLFFIEEDNIDALRSLAIKGSPTIKQEAQVFRHPTLRVAAKFQKIQKLYLSNDSAAIGSTPTENVETENLSTTLVPFSMRRVTSTVETCNGELYLKNILKGSSKMTDLDDLADFVECTKGKEYDDWLKGRAKFRKWIKGKWEIHGWERKKRAWRSMSRNTRFRSKHHI; from the exons ATGCTTCAAAAGAGATTGACAGAGTTGCATTCTTCAAAGCATGATGTCTCCACTAGGCGATCTCttgaattggaagaattaaATCTATTGATAAGATGTTGCATGTTAACATTGACATTCTCTGTACCTCAAAAACATCTTCTGGAAAGCGGACGAGTTCTTCTcttaatattgaaaaagttgACCTTGCTTGAAGTAGCAGGAGGATGCCATGGAAATGCCGATTCTAAGAAGTCACATTCTTGTCAATGCATATATAGCGGTGGAAATTCTTCTGATTCCTTTGTGAAGTTTGCAACCTTATCATCCTTAGAACTCTTTGATTCCTGCATTCCTTCTATTACACTAATTCTTGAG GTGGTCATTGATGAACTTTTGTTGCATGGTCGGTTGAGAAAGTATTTGCAAATGATTGATTCGTATTCTCCTGTACATGAACGTTTATTTAAAGAAGGAACTAATGGTGGTGACTTTGGAGTTATGATGGATATGATATGTTCTCACTTTTCACTATCAATCTCTGATGAGGGGGCTCTTCAGGAATTCCTTAATAGAATAACACGGGTTCATTTTACTAATTCTAAGTCCTTAGAACTGAGTGTCATTGCAGCCAGGACATTGTTGCATAACCCTGTTCTGCTTTCTTCACCCAAATTAATTCAGGCTCATGTTGTTTCATTGGTTTCTAATGTAATCAGTATCGGCATGGACAACGAAAGGCTGACACCTGATCCTAAACTTGTTGATTGCTGTCTTTCAGTGTTTGAAAGCTCTGTTAGATTGTACACACAACACATGTCCATATTGAAAACCAAGAACCATTCAGCAGATTCTAGGGCTACATTGGTCAGCATGCAGAATAAAAGTTCCGAGCCTTCGTTTGATTATTGTACTGATCCCACTAAAAGGAAGAAACTCAATCAGAAGATAACAACATTCAATGACTCATGGAATTCAAGTTTAAGGAGaaagttatttaaaaataagTCTAACCTCTTAGCATCctcttttaaatatatacaggATAGCTGTATAATTGACAGAGCATGCAAACATGAGATTGTAGAATTCATGAAGTGCATCTTAGTGAGAGCTGCTAACGATGTTAATGATATTGAACTGCCTCTTAATGGTGATGCCAGTCTACAAGATATATGCCTTTTAGCGTCTTTGCTGATGTTAATGAGTATATCGTTGAGACAATCCTTAAAGAATCTCTCGTTCAGCAAGCAATATAATTCTATTGTGAGAATAATCAACTGTTTCAAAGATTTCAGTGTCCGTCTTCCAATCCAAGTTTTTGCCTACAACATCATGGAAACAAATCCGACGAGTCATAATGAGTCAAGGATGATGCTTTTCCATTTCCTAGGGTTGCTGTCGTTGAGTTTTGATAGTGGACTTGACTTTTTAGTAAATGGTTGCATCTCTGTGATAATTGGTTTGACTGATCTATTTTTCATTGAAGAAGATAATATAGATGCCTTGAGGTCATTAGCAATAAAAGGATCTCCTACCATTAAACAAGAG GCTCAGGTATTCCGACACCCTACGCTACGGGTGGCTGCTAAATTCCAGAAGATACAGAAGTTATATCTGAG CAATGATTCTGCTGCGATTGGTTCCACACCAACAGAAAATGTGGAAACTGAAAACTTATCAACCACATTAGTTCCATTTAGTATGAGGCGTGTTACTAGCACAGTAGAAACTTGTAATGGAGAGTTATACCtcaaaaacatattaaaagggTCAAGTAAGATGACTGATTTGGATGATCTCGCTGATTTTGTGGAGTGCACAAAGGGAAAGGAGTATGATGATTGGTTAAAAGGCCGGGCTAAATTCCGGAAGTGGATAAAAGGGAAATGGGAGATACATGGTTGGGAGAGGAAGAAGCGAGCATGGAGATCAATGAGTAGGAATACACGTTTTCGTTCGAAGCATCATATTTAA
- the LOC122588059 gene encoding abhydrolase domain-containing protein C22H12.03 isoform X2 — protein sequence MFASTTTHFRFSSICTHSSSSSYTIINASSIRPHSKSPPTFINSILSQNGTLCISLSAEVQSRRWRSRSASSKFQMTLIDESLGREQVVIKPSEILAYDLVQGPHVRWSYIADKRVPCPPTAVLLHGILGSRKNWGTFARRLAQEFPNWQFLLVDLRCHGDSASIMKKGPHTVASTAFDVLKLLGHLRVTPRVIIGHSFGVALSMVEQAAKPLARPVRVWVLDATPGKVRAGRDGDDHPAELITFLSAFPKEVVSKREVIKALLLEGFSNDVAQWVVTNLRQINPSESSSGFSWIFDLDGISEMYQSYEDTNLWDVVEEVPRGVHVNFLKAERSLHRWALGDLQRIHAAEEQASQEGGGVEMHVLEDAGHWVHADNPDGLFRILSFSFQGI from the exons ATGTTCGCATCAACAACAACACATTTCCGTTTTTCCTCAATCTGCACtcactcttcttcttcttcttatacTATAATCAATGCTTCTTCAATTAGGCCACATTCCAAGTCTCCTCCTACTTTCATCAATTCCATACTTTCTCAG AATGGAACATTATGTATTAGTCTGTCCGCTGAGGTTCAGTCAAGAAGGTGGCGATCGAGATCTGCTAGCTCGAAGTTTCAGATGACATTAATAGACGAGAGTCTTGGCAGAGAACAAGTCGTTATTAAGCCTTCTGAAATATTG GCCTATGATCTTGTCCAAGGACCTCAT GTTAGATGGAGTTACATTGCAGACAAAAGAGTACCTTGTCCACCAACAGCTGTTCTTTTGCATGGCATTTTAGGTAGCAGGAAGAATTGGG GAACATTTGCTCGGAGATTAGCACAGGAATTTCCAAACTGGCAG TTTCTCTTGGTTGACCTGCGGTGTCATGGTGATTCAGCTTCTATCATGAAGAAAGGGCCTCATACTGTTGCCTCAACTGCTTTTGATGTCCTAAAGTTG CTAGGTCATCTTAGAGTTACACCGAGAGTCATAATTGGTCACAGTTTTGGAG TTGCACTAAGCATGGTTGAACAAGCTGCAAAGCCACTTGCAAGGCCTGTCAGA GTTTGGGTTTTGGATGCTACACCTGGAAAGGTTCGAGCAGGTAGAGATGGAGATGATCATCCTGCTGAATTGATCACTTTCctaagtgcatttccaaaggaG GTTGTATCAAAAAGGGAGGTCATCAAGGCTCTTCTACTTGAGGGATTTTCGAATGATGTGGCACAG TGGGTAGTTACAAATCTTCGGCAAATCAACCCATCTGAATCATCTTCTGGATTCTCTTGGATATTTGACCTTGATGGGATATCTGAAATGTATCAATCTTATGAAGACACAAACCTATG GGATGTGGTGGAAGAGGTACCTCGAGGTGTACATGTAAATTTTCTAAAAGCGGAAAGAAGTTTGCACAGATGGGCACTTGGAGATCTGCAGAGGATTCATGCAGCTGAGGAGCAAGCTTCTCAAGAAGGCGGTGGAGTGGAAATGCATGTTCTTGAAGATGCGGGCCACTGG GTACATGCAGATAACCCAGATGGGCTCTTCCGGATTTTATCCTTTTCTTTTCAAGGAATTTGA
- the LOC122588571 gene encoding cytochrome c: MASFAEAPAGNTAGGEKIFKMKCAQCHTVEKGAGHKQGPNLNGLFGRQSGTTAGYSYSAANKNKAVTWEENTLYDYLLNPKKYIPGTKMVFPGLKKPQERADLIAYLKESTA; the protein is encoded by the exons ATGGCGTCGTTCGCGGAGGCTCCAGCCGGAAACACCGCCGGCGGCGagaagatcttcaagatgaaatGCGCTCAATGTCACACCGTTGAGAAAGGCGCTGGTCACAAACAAG GACCCAATCTTAATGGACTGTTTGGAAGGCAATCTGGTACCACTGCTGGATATTCTTATTCTGCTGCTAACAAAAACAAGGCCGTTACATGGGAAGAAAACACCTTGTATGATTACTTGCTAAACCCCAAGAAG TACATTCCTGGAACAAAGATGGTTTTCCCTGGACTGAAAAAGCCACAGGAGCGTGCAGATCTCATTGCATATTTGAAGGAATCCACTGCTTAG